The Haloterrigena turkmenica DSM 5511 genome includes the window CGTCGGTAGCGACCACGACCGTATCGAACATGCACGGGAGTTACAGCCGAAATGGCTTAAACACCGGCGGCTCCGCCCCGCGAGCGGGCGTCGTGGGGGTGGCTTTTTTGTGACGGGGGACACACCACCGCGTATGGTCGCCAGCCAGCCGGTCACCGTCGACACCGTCCTCGCGCCGGTCGACGGGAGCGAGGAGTCCGCCACCGCCGTCGAGTACGCCGTCGCCGTCGCCGACCGCTACGACGCCGAAGTCCACGCCCTGTACGTGCTCGGACGGGGCGTCATCCAGGGAATGAACGCCGGCACGCTCGAGGAGGACGCCGTCGCGGAGGACACGCAGGGCTTCTTCGCGGATATCAGCGTCATCGCGGAGGAAGCGGACGTCCCGCTCGGGACGTCGGTCGACGACGGCTTCTCGCAGACGCGCAAGACGCGCCACCCCGGCAGCGTCGTCCTCGACACCGCCGACGCGATCGACGCCGACTTCATCGTCCTCCCCAGGGAACCGGTCACCGAAACCGCGTCGGCCGAAGTCCTCGAGCGGGCCGCCGAGTACGTGCTCTCCTACGCGAGCCAGCCCGTCCTGTCGGTTTGATCTAGTGAGAATAGTGTCGCCCTCAACGGCCGTCGTACAATTGAACGGATAGTCTGGGTTCCTTCCAACTGCCTCTGTGCCTGCACACGGCTCAGTGAGACTCGAGGAACGTGGGGTTGAAAGGAAGGCCGTATTCTGCTACCGTGGCAACGAGGAATTGCCACACCCTCCTCAACCGATTTCCGCTCGCGGGCCAACGGCCCGTCTGCTCACGGCGGCAAAGCCGCCGTCTGTTCACGGGCGCGAAGCGCCCGTTCACATGGTCGGCGAGACCGGAGGTCTCGCCCTATTCGCACGGTCTGCGAGACCGAAGGCCTCGCACTACTCGCATGGTTCGCGGAACCGTCGGTTCCGCGCTAACGCTCATTCGCTTCGCTCACTCGCTCATCCATCGCACGGTTTCAGACTACGGTTCGTCACTGGCTCACCGTAGTCCAGCGCGCGCCACTGCACACCGAATAGCCGGGTAGAGATACCAGTACCCCGGAAAAACGAGCGCTCGCTACAGCCGGATCGCCATCTCCTGTTCGAAGCTCTCCGTGCCGGTCGCCTCGAAGCCGACCCGTTCGTAGAGCGCGATGGCGGGGTTGTTCCAGCGCTCGACGGTCAACCAGACCTGTTCGATCCCGATATCGGCGGCGTGACCGAGCAGGTGCTCGA containing:
- a CDS encoding universal stress protein encodes the protein MVASQPVTVDTVLAPVDGSEESATAVEYAVAVADRYDAEVHALYVLGRGVIQGMNAGTLEEDAVAEDTQGFFADISVIAEEADVPLGTSVDDGFSQTRKTRHPGSVVLDTADAIDADFIVLPREPVTETASAEVLERAAEYVLSYASQPVLSV